Proteins from a genomic interval of Paenibacillus lentus:
- the mnmA gene encoding tRNA 2-thiouridine(34) synthase MnmA: protein MSGSNSETRIVVGMSGGVDSSVTALLLKQQGYDVIGIFMKNWDDTDEFGHCTAEDDAEDVRRVCEQIDIPYYTVNFEKEYYNKVFAYFLEEYKRGRTPNPDVMCNREIKFGEFLNKAMELGADYVATGHYARVVQEDSMYKLLRGVDSNKDQTYFLNALNQEQLSKAMFPIGHLPKPEVRRIAEKAGLYTAKKKDSTGVCFIGERNFREFLSQYLPAQSGDMVDIATGEVKGRHDGLMYYTLGQRQGLGIGGSGSGEPWFVAEKDLEHNILYVVQGDKHPSLYSTGLIASGVNWIAGMDKLPDIPFKCTAKFRYRQQDQGVTLTPKEDGTIYVAFDQPQKAITPGQAVVFYDGDECLGGGTIEAPKKLSSSKLETAEN, encoded by the coding sequence ATGTCTGGATCAAACAGCGAAACAAGAATTGTCGTCGGCATGTCCGGAGGCGTCGATTCCTCGGTAACGGCGCTGTTGCTCAAGCAGCAAGGATATGATGTTATCGGCATTTTCATGAAAAACTGGGATGATACCGATGAGTTTGGCCACTGTACCGCAGAGGATGACGCTGAGGATGTGCGGCGCGTCTGCGAGCAAATCGATATCCCGTACTACACGGTAAATTTCGAGAAGGAATACTATAATAAAGTATTTGCCTATTTTCTCGAAGAATATAAGCGAGGCCGCACCCCGAATCCGGATGTAATGTGCAATCGCGAGATTAAGTTCGGCGAGTTTCTGAACAAAGCGATGGAGTTAGGAGCCGATTATGTCGCCACAGGCCACTATGCACGTGTTGTACAGGAAGACAGCATGTACAAGCTGCTGCGAGGCGTTGACAGTAATAAAGATCAAACTTATTTCCTAAACGCGCTGAATCAGGAGCAGCTGTCCAAAGCGATGTTCCCAATCGGCCATCTGCCGAAACCGGAGGTGCGCCGCATTGCTGAGAAAGCAGGACTCTATACAGCTAAGAAAAAAGACAGCACAGGGGTCTGCTTCATCGGAGAACGTAATTTTCGCGAATTTCTAAGCCAGTACCTGCCTGCCCAATCCGGCGACATGGTCGACATTGCGACCGGGGAAGTCAAAGGACGTCACGACGGCTTGATGTACTACACGCTGGGACAGCGACAAGGTCTCGGCATCGGAGGCTCGGGCAGCGGAGAGCCTTGGTTCGTTGCCGAGAAGGATTTGGAGCATAACATTCTTTATGTAGTGCAAGGTGACAAGCACCCTAGTCTTTATTCGACCGGACTCATCGCTTCGGGCGTAAACTGGATTGCAGGCATGGACAAGCTTCCCGACATACCGTTCAAATGCACGGCTAAGTTCCGTTATCGCCAGCAAGATCAGGGAGTTACTCTAACTCCTAAAGAAGACGGCACAATATATGTCGCTTTCGATCAACCGCAAAAAGCAATCACTCCAGGCCAAGCCGTCGTTTTCTATGACGGCGACGAATGCCTGGGCGGCGGTACAATCGAAGCCCCAAAGAAATTGTCCAGTTCCAAATTAGAAACCGCTGAAAATTGA
- the cymR gene encoding cysteine metabolism transcriptional regulator CymR → MKISTKGRYGLTIMMELAAKFGEGPTSLKSIAEKNQLSEHYLEQLIAPLRNAGLVKSVRGAYGGYILSRAAEEITAGDIIRVLEGPISPVDFTEEDDPAKRDLWLRIRDGIAEVLDSTTLDNLINFEEQGADQNYMFYI, encoded by the coding sequence TTGAAGATTTCCACAAAAGGACGCTATGGCTTAACAATCATGATGGAGCTCGCTGCAAAGTTCGGTGAAGGGCCTACTTCCTTGAAGAGCATTGCTGAGAAAAACCAGCTATCTGAACACTATTTAGAGCAATTAATTGCCCCACTGCGCAACGCAGGGCTTGTGAAGAGCGTACGTGGTGCTTATGGGGGTTATATATTATCGCGGGCGGCCGAAGAGATTACAGCAGGGGATATTATCCGCGTATTGGAAGGGCCAATTTCACCAGTAGACTTCACGGAGGAGGATGATCCAGCCAAGCGGGATCTATGGCTGCGCATTCGCGACGGCATCGCTGAGGTGCTGGACTCGACGACTTTGGATAATCTAATTAATTTTGAAGAGCAGGGCGCGGATCAAAATTACATGTTTTATATTTGA
- a CDS encoding BclA C-terminal domain-containing protein, producing MHRQMRKKYVHPAKKFKKGFPKKIVKVKRKIVINAPQGLPGPEGPQGPQGPGGVQGPPGPAGIQGLPGIPGPQGIPGPQGIPGPQGERGLPGEPGPAGPTGPTGPVGPAGATGPAGPAGPEGAGISDFLSIFRSDPGTGTDTVPGNTAVVFNGTLANVGGAFAFTAPSGTITINETGTYLINFTVHNQGNADFNLTVNGSPVTPTPFTGNGGGPTSAEVIITVTTVPTTIQLVNANATPAQLHNLTNTTLTILKLAPLAP from the coding sequence ATGCACAGACAGATGAGAAAAAAGTATGTTCATCCGGCTAAAAAATTCAAGAAAGGCTTTCCGAAAAAAATCGTTAAAGTAAAACGTAAGATTGTTATCAACGCCCCGCAAGGTTTGCCAGGGCCTGAGGGTCCACAGGGACCGCAGGGTCCTGGTGGAGTGCAAGGGCCTCCAGGGCCGGCAGGTATTCAGGGGCTTCCAGGGATACCGGGGCCACAAGGCATACCCGGCCCACAAGGTATTCCTGGACCACAGGGCGAAAGAGGCCTGCCAGGAGAACCTGGTCCCGCCGGACCAACAGGACCAACAGGCCCAGTCGGCCCCGCCGGCGCAACTGGGCCGGCAGGACCAGCAGGACCAGAAGGCGCAGGAATCAGCGACTTTTTAAGCATTTTCCGATCCGATCCAGGCACGGGAACGGATACGGTACCCGGCAACACGGCTGTAGTCTTTAATGGAACGCTTGCAAATGTCGGCGGGGCCTTTGCGTTTACTGCACCGTCTGGTACAATCACGATTAATGAGACGGGAACTTATTTGATTAACTTTACGGTGCATAATCAAGGGAATGCAGACTTCAATTTAACCGTCAATGGAAGTCCTGTTACTCCCACTCCTTTCACGGGTAATGGAGGCGGCCCGACTTCGGCAGAAGTCATTATTACGGTCACCACTGTCCCGACAACGATTCAACTCGTGAATGCCAATGCTACGCCTGCTC